In the Verrucomicrobiia bacterium genome, one interval contains:
- a CDS encoding sialidase family protein — protein MIAGPQVFAQVPAATASPNAYWEGIASSADGSKLVAAAYADQNLNSGELYLSTNAGATWASTSASKAYWERVASSADGTKLAAAAYTDAAGNPGGVWTSPDSGLSWSATSAPARNWMGLASSADGQKLAALAWGDLIYVSSDAGLTWMAAGVPRQYWQSIASSSDGTTLLAAAFRDADMKPGPLYLSTNSGAVWVQTSAPANSWFSVASSADGTRLAAASTTGAIYTSVDSGLTWISNNVPALEWFALGSSADGTQLAAATGGESPGPVYASSDSGRTWRPVGALSGYWAFLTCSADGSQWAAAPGGFKPGSVYTWQTLPALQISSSSSGVVVSWPANAKGFVLQETQDTASQNWSDITNGIEKTSLENRAIMSQPGTKAFFRLRK, from the coding sequence TTGATCGCTGGTCCTCAGGTTTTTGCCCAGGTTCCTGCAGCAACCGCCTCTCCGAATGCTTATTGGGAAGGAATTGCCTCGTCGGCCGACGGGAGCAAACTGGTGGCGGCAGCCTATGCGGACCAAAACCTGAACTCCGGTGAGCTTTATCTCTCAACCAACGCGGGGGCAACCTGGGCCTCGACAAGCGCCTCCAAGGCCTACTGGGAGCGGGTTGCCTCATCGGCAGACGGCACAAAACTGGCCGCAGCAGCTTATACCGATGCCGCAGGGAACCCCGGCGGCGTGTGGACCTCGCCGGACTCGGGCCTGAGTTGGAGCGCCACCAGCGCCCCGGCGCGAAACTGGATGGGGCTGGCTTCCTCGGCAGATGGCCAAAAGTTGGCGGCGCTCGCATGGGGCGACCTTATTTATGTGTCCTCCGATGCAGGCCTCACCTGGATGGCCGCCGGGGTGCCCCGGCAGTACTGGCAGAGCATCGCCTCGTCCTCTGACGGAACAACGCTCCTGGCGGCAGCTTTCAGGGATGCCGACATGAAGCCCGGACCCCTGTACCTCTCGACCAATTCCGGAGCAGTTTGGGTCCAAACCAGCGCCCCTGCAAACTCCTGGTTCTCGGTTGCCTCGTCTGCTGACGGAACACGGCTTGCCGCCGCGTCAACGACCGGCGCGATTTATACGTCTGTGGATTCAGGGCTCACCTGGATTTCGAACAATGTGCCCGCCCTCGAATGGTTTGCGCTGGGTTCGTCGGCTGATGGCACCCAACTGGCCGCCGCGACCGGCGGGGAGTCGCCCGGCCCGGTTTATGCCTCAAGCGATTCGGGCAGGACCTGGAGGCCCGTCGGGGCGCTTAGTGGCTATTGGGCCTTTTTGACCTGCTCGGCCGACGGCAGCCAGTGGGCAGCAGCACCGGGTGGTTTTAAGCCAGGTTCTGTTTACACCTGGCAAACGCTGCCTGCCTTGCAGATTTCTTCATCGAGCAGCGGCGTGGTGGTTTCCTGGCCGGCCAACGCGAAGGGATTCGTGCTTCAAGAAACCCAGGATACCGCTTCGCAAAACTGGTCGGACATCACCAACGGCATCGAAAAAACCTCTCTCGAAAATCGCGCCATCATGTCGCAGCCTGGAACCAAAGCTTTCTTCCGGCTGCGCAAGTAA